The nucleotide window TGCTCCACGCCCAACCAGGACAACCCGCTGATGCCCGACACCGGCTGCAAAGGCACCCCTATCCTGGGCCTCGACGTGTGGGAGCACGCCTACTACCTCAACTACCAGAACCGCCGCCCCGACTATATTGCGGCCTTCTATAACCTCATCAACTGGGACGAAGTAAACCGCCGCTTCTCGGCCGCCAGCTAACCAGCCCGGTTCCCGGTTCATTTCACAAAAGCCTTTCTGCAGCCCGCGGAAAGGCTTTTGTGCGTTTAATGGCTAGGCAAAATACGGGGCCGCAGGCCGTCAGCGGACCGCCTATCCGGTTAGATTTCTTGTATATTTAGCAGCCTTTTTCCTCATATTCCCTCCAACCGCGTTCTGCATGAGTGTCAAGTTGCGGCTCATTATCCTGAGCTTTCTACAGTTTTTTATCTGGGGCTCGTGGCTGATAACCATTGGCGCTTACTGGTTTCAGACCAAGCAGTGGTCGGGGGCTGAGTTTGGCGCCATTTTCTCGACGATGGGCATTGCCTCCATCTTCATGCCCTCGCTCATGGGCATCGTGGCCGATAAATACGTGAATGCGGAGAAGCTCTACGGCATTCTGCACATCCTGGGCGGTATTGTGCTCTTTACGGTGCCCATGGTCAGCTCGCCCGGCACCATGTTCTGGGTGATGCTGCTGAACATGATTTTCTACATGCCCACGCTGGCGCTGAGCATTGCCGTATCGTACTCGGTGCTGAAAAGCCGGGGCGGCGACGTGGTGAAGGACTACCCGCCCATCCGGGTGTGGGGCACCGTAGGCTTCATTGTGGCCATGTGGACGGTGAGCTTGCTGGGCTTCGAGAAATCGGCCAACCAGTTTTACATAGCCGCCGGCGCCGCTATTCTGCTGGGCTTCTACTCGTTTACCCTGCCCGCCTGCCCGCCGCCGTCCAAAGATACACCCAGCCGCTCCTTGATTGATGTGCTGGGGCTGAAGTCGTTTGCTCTGCTGCGCGACACCAAGATGCTCACCTTCTTCCTGTTTGCTATGCTGCTGGGGGCGGCGCTACAGCTGACGAATGCTTACGGCGACACGTTCCTGCACGATTTCGACAAAGTACCGGCCTATAAGGACACGTTTGCCGTAAAGTATCCGGCCATCATCATGTCTATTTCGCAGGTTTCGGAGACGCTGTTTATTCTGGCTATTCCGTTTTTCCTGCGCCGCTTCGGCATCAAGCAGGTGATGCTGTTCAGCATGATTGCCTGGGTGCTGCGCTTTGGCCTGCTGGCTTTCGGCACCCCCGATTTCCCCGGCATCTCGCTGATTGTCCTTTCCTGCATCGTCTACGGCATGGCCTTCGACTTCTTCAACATCTCCGGCTCCCTGTTCGTGGAAACGCAAACGGCTTCGAGCATTCGGGCCAGCGCCCAGGGGCTGTTTATGATGATGACCAACGGCTTCGGGGCCGTGCTGGGCAGCTCCGTCAGTGGCATCGTCATTGAGAAGTACTTCACTGCCGCCGATGGGGTCACCAAGGACTGGCATGGCATCTGGCTGACGTTTGCCCTCTACGCCCTGGTTATTGCTGTGCTGTTCGTTGTCCTCTTCAAGCACAAGCACACCACCCAGCCCGCAGAGCACGAGCTGCCCGCGAAGCCCCAGCTGACGGTGGAGCAAGCCTGATTTACCTCTGAGATTATCAATTTTTACCGCCTGCTACCAGCCACCTGTGCCGGAGCAGGCGGTCCTTTTTCTTCCTTTTCTACCCTTCTATGCACCCCGATTTACCTGCTTCTGCTCCAACTGACTGGAGTAGTACATTTGATGAGGCTCATTATTTTTTACCCCTGGCGTGGTTTCATCAAGCGTTTGGCTTAGTGCCGCGCAAGCTCATTTTCCAGCTGGCCAACGCCGATGCCCGCACCGCCGTGCTAACGGCCCTGGCTGCCCGCTTCGATTTAGAAGTCGCAACCGTCGTTCATTCCGTTTACATCGAAAAGGCCACCAAAGAGCCCGAGCTGAATGTGTGGGCGCTTAACGTTGCTCCTCACTTGTTACTGCTCGTCGGCGACCATGGTACCTACAATGAGCGGGGCGTGCAGGTATTCTACTCCACCCACACCGCAGCGGAGGACCTGACTTTCGTACGTGAGCTGCTGATGGCTCATCTTGAAACCGGGCAGCAGGAGCGGCAGCGCATTCATGTACTGCGCCTGGCGTATAATGATCTGGAGTTTACTCCGCTCGAAATCAAAATTCCGGCGCTGGACCTAGCTACCCATTACAACGACGACTTGCTGCCGGCCCACAACACCATTGTACGGCGCTTGCAGCAGCCTCAGGACAAAGGCATCGTCATCCTGCACGGCCCGCCGGGCACCGGCAAAACCAGCTACATCCGCCACCTTTGCGGCCTCACCGACAAGCCCAAGCTGTTTATTCCGCCTAATCTGGCGGCGCGCATTGCCGACCCGGAGTTTATCAATCTGCTGCACGACAACACCAACTCCATCCTGATCATCGAAGACGCGGAAACCTTGCTCACGAAGCGCGACGCAGCGGGGGGCGGCCCCAGCGCCGTGAGCAACCTGCTTAACCTCTCCGATGGGCTACTGGCCGACTGCTTTCACATTCAGATTGTGTGCACCTTCAATACGGACCTTTCTCATATCGACAGCGCGCTGCTGCGCAAAGGCCGATTAATCGCCGCCTACCATTTTCAGCCGCTGGCTGAGCCCAAAGCTGAAGCCTTGGCCACCAGCCTTGGACAAGCCACGGCGCTGGGTGCGGCCACTGCTTTGGCCGATATTTACAATCGTGAGGAGCAGGAATTCGAAGTTGGCAAAGCTGCAAAGCGTATTGGCTTCGGGGCCCGTGAGCAAAAGCAATAGTCTAAATCTGGTATAAGACCAGTATATAAGTAGCACAAACAAAAAGCCGCCCTGGGAGACCCAGAGCGGCTTTTTAGCCTAAAGGCGTAGCTCAGCGCTTAGAACTGCTCGTCGGCTGAAAAGAAGAAGTCACCTTCGATCTGGGCATTTTCGTCGGAATCAGAACCGTGTACGGCGTTGGCTTCGATGCTCTTGGCGTATTTCTTCCGGATGGTGCCTTCGGCGGCCTGGGCCGGGTTGGTAGCACCAATCAGGGTGCGGAAGTCAGCTACGGCGTTGTCTTTCTCCAGGATAGCCGCTACGATGGGACCAGAGGACATGTACTTCACCAGGTCGCCGTAGAAAGGGCGCTCCTTGTGAACGGCGTAGAATTCGCCGGCGCGCTCGGGCGTCAGCAGTACTTTTTCAGGCTAACGATGCGGAAGCCGCCTTCCTCAATCATGCTCAGGATGCCACCAATGTGGTTTTCCTGGGTGGCGTCGGGCTTGATCATCGTGAACGTGCGGTTCGTGGCCATACTGTGGGTGTGGGGGTTTATCGTGAAGTGTGAAAAGGCATACGGGAATTGCGGCTGCAAAAGTAGGAAATCCGCGTTGTTAATGTGCTAATGTGGAGCAATGGGGAGAATGTGCTCATGTGCGCTATGTGTCATGGCGAGCGAAAAGCGACCATCCGTCCTGAACAGAACCAGACACGTGCTTCGGCTAGAAAGCCCCTGACACCTGCACACATCGGGGACTTGGCACATTCCCCAGAACGGATTGGCGCCGCTTGATGCGCGGAATGTCGTGCCTCCTCGCCATGATGGCCGCGTAACCATTCAGCCATTTAACCACATTAACCCCACCTTAGCACATTCTCCCCATTCGCAAAGCGCACCATTCCAGAGTACGGTTTGTTGAAACCCGGAATATTTCCGATTTTTGCGCCCTTGTATCCGGCCTAAACCGCCGGATTTCAGCCACCTATCAGCAGGCAATGCACGATACTAGCGCCCTGCGGGAGTTGCTCGCCCAACCCCGGCAGATTTTCATCACCACGCACCACAAGCCCGATGCCGACGCGCTGGGCTCGTCGCTGGGCCTGGCAGGCTACCTACGCAAAAAAGGGCATCACGTCACGGTGGTTACCCCGTCCGATTACCCCGATTTTCTGGCCTGGATGCCCGGCAACGACGAGGTAATCGTGTACGAGCCCACGCAGAACGACGCTCAGGTGCGCGACCTGCTCAGCCATTCGGACGTCATTTTCTGCCTTGATTTCAGTGCCCTCAGCCGCATCAACGAGCTGGGCGAGTACATCCGGGCGGCCTCGGGTACGAAGGTGCTTATCGACCACCACCAGGAGCCGGAGCAGTTTGCCAGCCTCGATTTCTCCAACGCCAAAGCTGCCGCTACGGCCGAGCTGGTGTTTGAAGTCATCCGGGACATGGGCGACCAGGACCTGATCGACAAAGGAATCGGGGAGTGTCTGTACGCCGGCATCATGACGGACACGGGCTCTTTCCGCCACCCCAGCACCTCGCGCAACGTGCACCTGATCATTGCCGAGCTGCTGAATGCGGGCATCGACCTCTCGGCCGTGCACCGCCGCATCTACGACTCGCACTCCGAAATGCGCCTGCGCTTTCTGGGCTTCGTGCTCAAGGACAAGCTCACGGTGCTGCGCGAGTTCAATACGGCCTATATTGCCATTACCCAGGATGAGCTGCGCCAGTACCAGTCGAAAACGGGTGACACCGAAGGCCTCGTGAACTTCGCGCTCAGCATTGAAGGCGTGGTCTTTGCCGCCATTCTCATCGACCGGGGCAACGCCGTGAAGATTTCCTTCCGCTCCGTGGGCGACTTCTCGGTAAGTGACTTCTCGCGGCGCCATTTCCAGGGCGGCGGCCACCACAATGCCGCCGGCGGTATCAGCTACGACCCGCTCCCGGCCACCGTGGAGCGCTTCCTGAGCCTGCTGCCCGAATATCAGACTCAACTCGTGACCAGCCCCTTGGCAGTTGCGCCGCCCGCGGCGTAACTTGCCCAAAATTTACGTTTACACCCTCTTCCTTTTTACATGCGTTTCAACAGCACTTTTCTGTACCTGGCTCTGGCTTCCGGTACCCTCAGCCTGGCTTCCTGTGAGAAGGGCAACAAGGGATTCGACAAAACCAAATCGGGTATTGAATACCAGCTTTTCGCCAACGAAGGCGGAAAGTATTCCCGCAAAGAAATAGCCGCTACCGATACGGCCTATAAGAGCCGTATTGGCAAAGTACTGGCCCTGAACGTGGAATACCGCACGGCCAAAGACTCCGTACTGTTCAGCTCGCGCAAGCAGCAGGGCACGCCCGTGATGGTGCCCCTGCAGGAACTGACGACCAAAGGCGGCCTGGAAGATGCTATTTCCCTGCTCCAGCCCGGTGACAGCGGCGTGTTCCGCTTCAACCTCGACACGAT belongs to Hymenobacter sp. J193 and includes:
- a CDS encoding nucleoside permease, translated to MSVKLRLIILSFLQFFIWGSWLITIGAYWFQTKQWSGAEFGAIFSTMGIASIFMPSLMGIVADKYVNAEKLYGILHILGGIVLFTVPMVSSPGTMFWVMLLNMIFYMPTLALSIAVSYSVLKSRGGDVVKDYPPIRVWGTVGFIVAMWTVSLLGFEKSANQFYIAAGAAILLGFYSFTLPACPPPSKDTPSRSLIDVLGLKSFALLRDTKMLTFFLFAMLLGAALQLTNAYGDTFLHDFDKVPAYKDTFAVKYPAIIMSISQVSETLFILAIPFFLRRFGIKQVMLFSMIAWVLRFGLLAFGTPDFPGISLIVLSCIVYGMAFDFFNISGSLFVETQTASSIRASAQGLFMMMTNGFGAVLGSSVSGIVIEKYFTAADGVTKDWHGIWLTFALYALVIAVLFVVLFKHKHTTQPAEHELPAKPQLTVEQA
- a CDS encoding ATP-binding protein, which produces MHPDLPASAPTDWSSTFDEAHYFLPLAWFHQAFGLVPRKLIFQLANADARTAVLTALAARFDLEVATVVHSVYIEKATKEPELNVWALNVAPHLLLLVGDHGTYNERGVQVFYSTHTAAEDLTFVRELLMAHLETGQQERQRIHVLRLAYNDLEFTPLEIKIPALDLATHYNDDLLPAHNTIVRRLQQPQDKGIVILHGPPGTGKTSYIRHLCGLTDKPKLFIPPNLAARIADPEFINLLHDNTNSILIIEDAETLLTKRDAAGGGPSAVSNLLNLSDGLLADCFHIQIVCTFNTDLSHIDSALLRKGRLIAAYHFQPLAEPKAEALATSLGQATALGAATALADIYNREEQEFEVGKAAKRIGFGAREQKQ
- a CDS encoding bifunctional oligoribonuclease/PAP phosphatase NrnA, with product MHDTSALRELLAQPRQIFITTHHKPDADALGSSLGLAGYLRKKGHHVTVVTPSDYPDFLAWMPGNDEVIVYEPTQNDAQVRDLLSHSDVIFCLDFSALSRINELGEYIRAASGTKVLIDHHQEPEQFASLDFSNAKAAATAELVFEVIRDMGDQDLIDKGIGECLYAGIMTDTGSFRHPSTSRNVHLIIAELLNAGIDLSAVHRRIYDSHSEMRLRFLGFVLKDKLTVLREFNTAYIAITQDELRQYQSKTGDTEGLVNFALSIEGVVFAAILIDRGNAVKISFRSVGDFSVSDFSRRHFQGGGHHNAAGGISYDPLPATVERFLSLLPEYQTQLVTSPLAVAPPAA